In one Rhodococcus sp. B50 genomic region, the following are encoded:
- a CDS encoding amino acid adenylation domain-containing protein, with protein MTTNAMDFDSAHSDGDSASGIRPSDRPRRLRRSAPTALLPHLLAVAVERNPDGTAVVSESGALAYRELDAESSRLARLLISRGIGPEDRVALVLTRSIESVLATWAVAKTGAAFVPVDPTYPADRVAYMLGDSGAGLVLTTEAHADAVTVDVAALVLDSAEVRAETAEMSPDPVFFDERIGVVHADNTAYVIYTSGSTGRPKGVVVTHSGLGNFCAEQVERYGLSPQSRTLHFASPSFDASVLELLMAVGASSTMVVAPPSVFGGSEFADFVLQHGVTHAFVTPAALASVDPAGLDVLGTVVVGGEACPPELVSRWAPGRRFHNGYGPTETTIMSNISDALAPGEKVTIGPPIRNVAEAVLDSRLHPVPVGVAGELYVAGPGLARGYLGRPALTAARFVAAPGGGRMYRTGDVVRGPETTSSGIVYLGRNDFQVKVRGFRIELGEIDAALASFPGVDFALTVGRETPAGETQLVSYVHGTDGPLDPGSLVEHVAGLLPAYMVPAAVVPLDRIPLTPSGKIDRAALPEVGATAAEFRAPVTDSEKAVADVFADVLGLDHVGLDDDFFDLGGNSLLATSVVGRIRARLGVAVRAAALFDEPTVEALARHVAATTSIRAVPLVAGPRPAHLPLSYAQQRMWFLNRLDPESALYNIPLAVRLVGALDVDVMRAAFADLVERHETLRTVYPEIDGVGEQRILEPHARVADVSVEQVSVDELPEHLARVAGRGFDVTAEVPVRAHLFATAPDEHILVLVLHHIAGDGTSLAPLVRDLVTAYTARLAGHAPGWAPLPVQYADYTLWQREVLGTDDDPESVAGRQLAYWTEALGGVPEHLDLATDHVRPPILGAGGGAVRVELDGDVHEAITALARRAGATPFMVVHAALAALLARLSNTHDVVIGTPVAGRPAPELDGVVGMFVNMLALRTEVDLGGTFADLLEQARGVDVAAFDHADIPFERLVEVLDPVRSPSRHPLFQVGLSYHNFAVDALELPGLRVEALDASSSSVRFDLHVTIADKGIDGGPGGFDIEFGYATDLFEEASIRRMVDRYLRILRVVAEDPDVVVGDIDLHDPDQLAAMLEAWEAEQIAVGPGRTLADLFADQVRATPTACALVDANGELTYREFADRVRRLARLLIEEGVGPETVVALPIRRSIDLVVAMYAVVEAGGAYLPLDPDHPRDRVEYIVESADPACVLTTSRDGVDLPGDRPVIEVDTVDLTAYSGREIRNADRLAPLRAGNAAYVIYTSGSTGRPKGVVVSHEAIVNQLVWKRKEYHLGVGDAVLLKTAATFDLSVWEFWSSLTSGAKLVVAAPDGHRDPAYLNDLIRREHVTTLHVVPSMLDALLDDADGELPESLRRVLAIGEVLPVDTAERTLERSHTDLVNLYGPTEAAVSVTAHRVTETGESSVPIGGPIPNTQVFVLDERLHPVPPGVAGELYLAGTQLARGYSGRPELTAERFVANPFGEPGTRLYRTGDLVRWRFDDDQLSGTLEYLDRADFQVKVRGFRIELGEIESALRALPQIRDAVATVQHGDRIVAFVVPAAGTPDITSIRAALARTLPSYMVPQGFVTLDALPLNVNGKVDRKALPEAEVVTAPYRAPRTDTETAVASVYAEVLGSDEPAGLDDDFFGIGGTSLSAVKVAARLRDRLDAHVELPWLFLHPGVEELAARIDSHSTSETNTLGNAGLDPLLPLRSGGDGAPVFCIHPVTGLAWGFAGLVPYLGDRPVYGLQSPALGETGNLPDDIGSWADEYVRLIRQTHPHGPYHLVGWSMGGMLAHAVAVRLRRAGEQVPTLTILDAYPEAGVVAAGTQVTAPTIANVLGIPVDGPAADVPLTELTAESAQEVVQALPAPFDSLSPERITRIVEGVRHSYSVLAAHRPEVYDGDLTVFVAEADRPMSSTEAWYPYVNGLVTTREVPVSHWDMATRKAWAIIGPAIGRRLDERR; from the coding sequence ATGACGACGAATGCGATGGACTTCGACTCGGCCCACTCGGACGGGGATTCGGCTTCCGGAATCCGTCCGTCGGACCGGCCTCGAAGGTTGCGCCGTAGCGCACCGACCGCACTGTTGCCTCATCTGCTCGCCGTTGCCGTCGAACGGAATCCGGACGGCACCGCCGTCGTCTCCGAATCCGGGGCTCTCGCCTACCGCGAACTCGACGCCGAATCGTCACGCCTTGCGCGTCTTCTCATCTCGCGCGGAATCGGCCCCGAGGACCGCGTTGCGCTCGTCCTCACACGGTCGATCGAATCCGTCCTCGCGACCTGGGCCGTGGCGAAGACCGGTGCGGCGTTCGTGCCCGTCGACCCCACTTATCCTGCCGATCGCGTCGCGTACATGCTGGGCGATTCGGGTGCCGGACTCGTCCTGACCACCGAGGCCCACGCCGACGCGGTGACCGTCGACGTGGCCGCTCTCGTGCTCGACTCGGCGGAGGTGCGCGCCGAGACGGCCGAGATGTCGCCGGATCCCGTCTTCTTCGACGAGCGCATCGGTGTCGTGCACGCGGACAACACCGCGTACGTGATCTACACATCCGGTTCGACCGGCCGCCCCAAGGGCGTCGTGGTGACGCACTCCGGTCTCGGCAACTTCTGCGCCGAGCAGGTGGAGCGCTACGGCCTGTCGCCGCAGTCGCGCACATTGCATTTCGCGTCACCGAGTTTCGACGCGTCCGTGCTGGAACTGCTGATGGCCGTGGGTGCGTCGTCGACCATGGTCGTCGCCCCGCCGTCCGTCTTCGGGGGCTCGGAATTCGCGGATTTCGTGCTGCAGCACGGGGTCACCCACGCGTTCGTCACGCCGGCGGCTCTGGCCTCGGTGGACCCGGCCGGCCTCGACGTGCTCGGCACCGTCGTCGTGGGCGGCGAGGCGTGCCCGCCCGAACTGGTGTCGCGGTGGGCGCCGGGACGTCGCTTCCACAACGGGTACGGCCCGACCGAGACGACGATCATGTCGAACATCTCCGATGCGCTCGCCCCGGGCGAGAAGGTGACGATCGGACCGCCGATCCGCAATGTCGCGGAGGCCGTGCTCGATTCGCGACTGCATCCCGTTCCCGTCGGGGTCGCCGGCGAACTCTACGTCGCCGGACCCGGTCTGGCCCGTGGATATCTGGGACGGCCCGCGCTGACGGCGGCGAGGTTCGTCGCGGCACCGGGAGGCGGGCGGATGTACCGCACCGGCGACGTCGTGCGAGGGCCGGAAACGACCTCCTCGGGCATCGTCTACCTGGGCCGTAACGACTTCCAGGTGAAGGTCCGCGGATTCCGCATCGAACTCGGGGAGATCGACGCCGCACTTGCGTCCTTCCCCGGGGTGGACTTCGCACTCACCGTCGGCCGCGAGACACCGGCCGGAGAGACACAACTCGTCTCCTACGTGCACGGCACCGACGGTCCCCTCGATCCGGGCAGTCTCGTGGAGCATGTGGCCGGGCTGCTCCCGGCATACATGGTTCCCGCCGCGGTCGTGCCGCTCGACCGCATCCCGCTGACCCCGTCCGGAAAGATCGATCGCGCAGCGCTTCCCGAGGTGGGAGCGACCGCCGCCGAGTTCCGGGCTCCGGTCACCGATTCCGAGAAGGCCGTCGCGGACGTCTTCGCCGACGTCCTCGGGCTCGATCACGTCGGACTCGACGACGACTTCTTCGATCTCGGTGGCAACTCGCTGCTCGCGACGTCCGTGGTGGGACGCATCCGGGCGCGGCTCGGCGTCGCCGTCCGCGCGGCCGCGCTGTTCGATGAGCCGACCGTCGAGGCACTCGCCCGGCACGTCGCGGCGACCACCTCCATCCGCGCGGTGCCGCTCGTCGCGGGCCCGCGACCCGCACACCTGCCGCTGTCCTACGCGCAGCAGCGCATGTGGTTCCTCAACCGCCTCGACCCCGAATCCGCCCTGTACAACATCCCGCTCGCGGTGCGTCTGGTCGGGGCGCTCGACGTCGACGTGATGCGTGCGGCATTCGCCGACCTCGTCGAACGTCACGAGACACTCCGTACCGTCTATCCCGAGATCGACGGCGTGGGGGAGCAGCGCATCCTCGAGCCGCACGCGCGGGTCGCCGACGTGTCGGTCGAACAGGTGTCGGTCGACGAACTGCCGGAGCATCTCGCGCGCGTCGCCGGCCGCGGATTCGACGTGACCGCCGAGGTTCCCGTCCGCGCACATCTGTTCGCGACGGCACCCGACGAGCACATCCTCGTCCTCGTCCTACATCACATCGCCGGTGACGGCACCTCGCTCGCACCTCTTGTGCGCGACCTCGTGACCGCCTACACGGCGCGACTGGCCGGGCATGCGCCCGGCTGGGCCCCGCTGCCGGTGCAGTACGCCGACTACACGCTCTGGCAGCGGGAAGTGCTCGGTACCGACGACGATCCCGAATCCGTCGCGGGCCGTCAGCTCGCGTACTGGACCGAAGCGCTCGGCGGTGTCCCCGAGCACCTCGATCTCGCCACCGATCACGTGCGTCCCCCGATCCTCGGCGCGGGTGGCGGTGCCGTGCGGGTCGAACTGGACGGCGACGTCCACGAGGCGATCACCGCGCTCGCCCGCCGGGCGGGCGCCACCCCGTTCATGGTGGTACACGCCGCTCTCGCCGCGCTGCTCGCGCGCCTGTCGAACACCCACGACGTCGTGATCGGCACCCCCGTCGCCGGACGTCCGGCGCCCGAACTCGACGGTGTCGTGGGCATGTTCGTCAACATGCTCGCGCTGCGCACCGAGGTCGATCTCGGCGGCACCTTCGCCGATCTGCTCGAGCAGGCGCGCGGCGTCGACGTCGCGGCCTTCGACCACGCCGACATCCCGTTCGAGCGACTCGTCGAGGTGCTCGACCCCGTCCGGTCCCCGTCCCGCCATCCCCTCTTCCAGGTGGGCCTGTCGTACCACAACTTCGCGGTCGACGCGCTCGAGCTGCCGGGCCTGCGCGTGGAGGCTCTCGACGCCTCGTCCTCGTCGGTCCGTTTCGACCTCCACGTGACGATCGCCGACAAGGGCATCGACGGAGGACCGGGCGGATTCGACATCGAATTCGGTTATGCCACCGACCTGTTCGAGGAAGCCTCGATCCGGCGCATGGTCGACCGCTATCTGCGTATCCTGCGGGTCGTCGCCGAGGACCCCGACGTCGTGGTCGGCGACATCGACCTGCACGATCCCGACCAGCTTGCCGCCATGCTCGAAGCGTGGGAGGCCGAGCAGATCGCGGTGGGCCCGGGTCGGACACTCGCCGACCTGTTCGCCGACCAGGTCCGCGCAACGCCCACCGCGTGCGCGCTCGTCGACGCGAACGGCGAACTCACCTACCGCGAATTCGCCGACCGGGTCCGTCGTCTCGCCCGGCTGCTGATCGAGGAGGGAGTGGGTCCGGAGACGGTCGTCGCGCTCCCGATCCGACGCTCGATCGATCTCGTCGTCGCGATGTACGCCGTCGTCGAGGCGGGAGGTGCGTACCTGCCGCTCGACCCCGACCATCCGCGCGACCGTGTCGAGTACATCGTCGAATCGGCGGATCCGGCGTGTGTCCTCACCACGAGCCGCGACGGCGTCGACCTGCCCGGCGACCGCCCGGTCATCGAGGTCGACACGGTCGATCTCACCGCCTACAGCGGCCGGGAGATCCGCAATGCCGATCGCCTCGCCCCGTTGCGCGCCGGCAACGCGGCCTACGTGATCTACACCTCCGGGTCCACGGGACGCCCGAAGGGTGTCGTCGTCTCGCACGAGGCGATCGTCAACCAGCTCGTCTGGAAGCGGAAGGAATACCACCTCGGCGTAGGCGACGCCGTCCTGCTCAAGACCGCGGCGACCTTCGACCTGTCGGTGTGGGAGTTCTGGTCGTCGCTCACCTCCGGTGCGAAGCTCGTCGTCGCCGCACCCGACGGGCACCGGGATCCGGCCTACCTCAACGACCTGATCCGGCGTGAGCACGTGACGACCCTGCACGTCGTGCCGTCGATGCTCGACGCCCTGCTCGACGACGCGGACGGCGAGCTGCCCGAGTCGTTGCGACGGGTGCTGGCGATCGGGGAGGTTCTCCCCGTCGACACCGCCGAACGCACCCTCGAACGATCGCACACCGATCTCGTCAACCTTTACGGCCCGACCGAAGCGGCCGTCTCCGTGACCGCGCACCGTGTCACCGAGACGGGGGAGAGCTCCGTTCCGATCGGCGGTCCGATCCCCAACACGCAGGTGTTCGTCCTCGACGAACGACTGCACCCGGTGCCGCCGGGCGTAGCCGGAGAGCTCTACCTCGCCGGAACCCAGCTCGCCCGCGGCTATTCCGGGCGTCCGGAGCTGACCGCCGAGCGGTTCGTGGCGAATCCCTTCGGTGAGCCCGGCACGCGCCTCTACCGCACCGGAGACCTCGTGCGCTGGCGGTTCGACGACGATCAACTCTCGGGCACGCTCGAATACCTCGACCGGGCCGACTTCCAGGTGAAGGTGCGCGGATTCCGCATCGAGCTGGGGGAGATCGAGTCGGCGCTGCGTGCACTGCCGCAGATCCGCGATGCGGTGGCGACGGTGCAGCACGGTGACCGGATCGTCGCGTTCGTCGTCCCGGCCGCGGGAACACCCGACATCACGTCCATCCGTGCCGCGCTGGCCCGGACGCTGCCGTCCTACATGGTCCCGCAGGGCTTCGTGACACTCGACGCGCTTCCTCTCAACGTCAACGGCAAGGTCGATCGCAAGGCACTCCCGGAGGCGGAGGTCGTCACGGCGCCGTACCGCGCTCCGCGCACCGACACGGAGACGGCAGTGGCGTCGGTGTACGCCGAAGTGCTCGGCAGCGACGAGCCGGCCGGTCTCGACGACGACTTCTTCGGAATCGGCGGCACTTCGCTCAGCGCGGTCAAGGTCGCCGCGCGCCTGCGCGACCGGCTCGACGCCCACGTCGAGCTGCCGTGGCTGTTCCTGCATCCGGGCGTGGAGGAACTCGCCGCGCGGATCGATTCCCACAGCACCTCCGAGACGAACACGCTCGGCAACGCCGGTCTCGACCCGCTGCTGCCCCTGCGTTCCGGTGGGGACGGTGCACCGGTGTTCTGCATCCACCCGGTCACCGGACTCGCGTGGGGTTTCGCCGGCCTCGTCCCGTACCTCGGAGACCGTCCGGTCTACGGCCTGCAGTCGCCCGCGCTCGGCGAGACGGGCAACCTGCCCGACGACATCGGTAGCTGGGCGGACGAGTACGTCCGGCTCATCCGGCAGACGCACCCCCATGGCCCCTACCATCTCGTCGGATGGTCCATGGGTGGCATGCTGGCCCACGCCGTCGCCGTCCGTCTGCGGCGTGCGGGGGAGCAGGTCCCGACCCTCACGATCCTCGACGCCTACCCCGAGGCCGGAGTTGTCGCCGCCGGAACGCAGGTGACCGCACCGACCATCGCGAACGTGCTCGGCATTCCGGTGGACGGCCCGGCTGCGGATGTTCCCCTCACCGAACTCACCGCCGAAAGCGCGCAGGAAGTGGTGCAGGCCCTGCCCGCTCCGTTCGACAGCCTGTCGCCGGAGCGGATCACGCGGATCGTCGAGGGGGTCCGGCACTCGTACTCGGTTCTCGCGGCGCATCGTCCCGAGGTCTACGACGGGGACCTGACCGTCTTCGTCGCCGAGGCCGATCGTCCGATGTCCTCCACCGAGGCCTGGTATCCCTACGTGAACGGCCTGGTGACCACGCGCGAGGTGCCGGTCTCCCATTGGGACATGGCAACGAGAAAGGCGTGGGCGATCATCGGCCCCGCGATCGGCCGCCGTCTCGACGAGAGGCGCTGA